One Archangium violaceum genomic window, GGGCTGAGCCTGCGGGATGACAACCCGGACTACCCGGCGCTGGTGCTGGGCAACTTCCTGCTGGGCGGGGGCTTCCTCAACTCGCGCCTGGCCACGCGCGTGCGCCAGCAGGAGGGCCTGTCCTACGGGGTGAGCAGCTCGCTGTCCGCGGGGGCGATGGATCCGGTGGGCTCGTTCTCCACGTACGCCATCTACGCGCCGCAGAACGCGGGCAAGCTGGAGACGGCGGTGCGAGAGGAATTGGAGAAGGTGCAGAACAAGGGCTTCACCGCGGACGAGCTGGAGAAGGCGCGCGCGGGCCTCTTGGAGTACCGGCGGACGAACCGCTCGGACGACGGAGGGCTGGCGCGCACGCTGGCGGCGTACCTGTACTACGGGCGCACGCTGGACTTCGACGCGGCGTTCGAGAAGCGCATGAGCGCGCTCGGGCCGGACGACGTGCGCACGGCGCTCTCGAAGTACCTGGATTGGAAGAAGGTGACGGTGGTCAAGGCCGGCGACTTCGCGGGAGCGGAGAAGAAGGCCAGGGCCCCTGTGCCCACGCCGTAGTCATCTCCCCTCTCCCCCCGGGAGAGGGACGGGGTGAGGGTCGCGCGGACCACGGGTTCGCGACGGCGCTCACCCTGTGTCGTATGAGCTCACGGGGCATACCAGGCCCGCTGTGGGACGTCTGGGAACCGGTCTAGCGTCAGGCCATGGCCGTTCCCCCGCCTTCCAAGAGGCCTTGTCCTCCTGATGCTATTCTCCGGGTGTGCCACGCCAAACGTTCCGGCTGGCTATGGGGTCCAGGCCGCCGCCTGTGCAACGCCCAGCGCCCGTGGAGCCCGGTACGCGCGTGCGTGCCCCCTCTCATCCCGCGGCTCGTCTGCTGGACGTACCCGTGGCCATACTGGCCATTCTCCTGTGGCCGAGCGAGTTGGAGGGAGAGGTCCTCTCCGGAGTCCCGGTTCGTTTCTGGAGCGGGCGTGCGGCGCCACCCGAATCAGACCTGCGAAGACGCGGTGCTCGAGCACCTTCAGGCCGAGAAGAACCGGATAGGCAATGCCATGCCAGGGGCGAGCTGTAGCACGGCCAGTCACAGCGCCAAGCGGCTTGCCAGGATGCCCTGTTCCCAAATCCGGCAGCGCATTCAGGCACTGCGGAACTGCATCAACATCCGGCGGTTCATCCAGGACGAGTGTTTCGGAGGGGGGCCCGACATCCGACACCAAGAAGTCCTGGGCCAATATGAGAATGGGCTCGAGCAATGTCGGTCGCTCGAGACGGTGAACTGTGCACCCGGTCATCCCATGGCGGAACTGTGAGAGTCATGCCAATAGAGCTCTTCGCGGCCATCGAGGAGCACGACCTGGAGCGGTTGGCCACCCTTCTGGATGGAGGTGCCGGCCCGAATGCCGTCAAAGAGGAATGGCCCAGGTGGATGCCTCTGCATGCGGCTGTCGAGGAACTGGAGTATGGGGGCCCGGTCGACGCGCTCGTTCTGCTCCTCAGGCACGGTGCGCGTGTCGATGGATTGGGCGCTGACCGGAATGCGACACCATTGCGCATGGCCGTCTTCCGGCGGCTATCCGAGGCGGTGCGAATACTTCTCGCCTCTGGCGCGGATCCCAACTTCAGAGGCAGCGAGGGGGATTCGCCTCTACGCGCCTGCGTGGAGCAGGGAGAGCACGCGATGGCCTCCCTCCTCCTGCGCTGTGGCGCCACTCGGAGCATCAACGAGGCTGGTGGATTGGGTTGGATGACGGCCCTCGGGCTCGCGGCGAGTCGGCTCGACGTGCCCATGCTGGATCTCCTGCTCCAGGCGGGAGCGGATCCGGAGGTGCTCGACCTCGGCCGGCGGACCGCACGGGAACACCTGCCGCCGCGAACCTCCGAGAACCAGCCCGCCTGGGACGCGGCGGCGGCCCTGCTCGCGAGTCGTTCGCGCGGGGTGACGCGAGGGCCCTCTCCCTCTTCGTGTTTCCAGGGGGTCCGTGAGCACCTGCACAGGAATGCGCGGGTCATCGCGGCGTACTCCCGTTGTCAGGCGACAGGAATTTTTGACCCCCTTACGTCACTAAAACTGACCCCCTCCCAGGACCCGTTTTCCTACATCGAGATGCTACGTCGTTCTGCGTCCTTCGTCCGCCGGAGCTCGCCCTCGCTGCTTCTCGAGCGAGGGCGAGCGGAGGCGTCTTCCGAGGCTCATCGCTCGGATTCTGCACCTGCGCCGGTGGCCTGCGGCGTGCCTCGGCCCATCAGCCCGGCCTTCCTCTTCAGCCTCAACCGGTAGCTGTCGCCTTGGATGAGCAGCGTGTGGCTGTGGTGCAGCAGCCGGTCGAGGATGGCCGCGGCCAGCACGTCATCTCCGAAGACGCCGCCCCACTGGCCCACCATCTGATTGGTGGTCAGTAGCATGCTGCCCTTCTCGTAGCGACGCGCCACCAACTGGAAGAAGAGGTGGGCGCTGCGCTTCTCGAAGGGCAGGTAGCCCAGCTCGTCCACCACCAGCAGCTTCGGCTTGGCGAAGTAGTTGAGCTTGTCCTTGAGCGCCCCTTCGCTTTCGGCCTTGGCCAGCGCCGCCAGCAGCGCCGTGGCACTGGTGAAGAGTACCG contains:
- a CDS encoding ankyrin repeat domain-containing protein — protein: MPIELFAAIEEHDLERLATLLDGGAGPNAVKEEWPRWMPLHAAVEELEYGGPVDALVLLLRHGARVDGLGADRNATPLRMAVFRRLSEAVRILLASGADPNFRGSEGDSPLRACVEQGEHAMASLLLRCGATRSINEAGGLGWMTALGLAASRLDVPMLDLLLQAGADPEVLDLGRRTAREHLPPRTSENQPAWDAAAALLASRSRGVTRGPSPSSCFQGVREHLHRNARVIAAYSRCQATGIFDPLTSLKLTPSQDPFSYIEMLRRSASFVRRSSPSLLLERGRAEASSEAHRSDSAPAPVACGVPRPISPAFLFSLNR
- the istB gene encoding IS21-like element helper ATPase IstB — encoded protein: MSHELVHARVLEHLERLRLGHLAERLDAMLAEAARGEPTYLDFLDALLREEVGAKQRKRVSMGITIAHFPTVKTLEDFDFKAQPSVDQKLGRELATGRFIAQAENVLLFGPPGVGKTHLAIGLGRAVVEAGHPVLFTSATALLAALAKAESEGALKDKLNYFAKPKLLVVDELGYLPFEKRSAHLFFQLVARRYEKGSMLLTTNQMVGQWGGVFGDDVLAAAILDRLLHHSHTLLIQGDSYRLRLKRKAGLMGRGTPQATGAGAESER